From a single Roseibium algicola genomic region:
- a CDS encoding MarR family winged helix-turn-helix transcriptional regulator, whose protein sequence is MTLTPEKFVSSYLLYLLAASSEAASHQFHLRVRELGLRVPEWRVLACLFDQDGLMITQLAKYSLLEQSRMTRIVDQMEKRGLVVRKSDKGDGRRVRVHLTDAGQKLSSEVVEEAREHERTLLSALNQSDADRIKPSLERLLASLNSWNSANE, encoded by the coding sequence TTGACCCTGACGCCGGAAAAATTCGTTTCTTCTTACCTGCTGTATCTGCTGGCAGCATCAAGCGAAGCGGCAAGCCACCAGTTTCACCTCCGCGTGCGCGAATTGGGCCTGCGCGTTCCGGAATGGCGGGTTCTTGCCTGCCTTTTCGATCAGGACGGACTGATGATCACGCAGTTGGCGAAATACTCCCTTCTGGAGCAATCCAGAATGACGCGTATCGTCGATCAGATGGAAAAGCGTGGTCTGGTCGTGCGCAAGAGCGACAAGGGCGATGGCCGCCGCGTCCGCGTTCACCTGACTGACGCCGGACAGAAGCTGAGCTCCGAAGTGGTCGAAGAGGCAAGGGAACACGAAAGAACCCTGCTGTCTGCCTTGAACCAATCGGATGCGGATCGGATCAAGCCCTCCCTGGAACGGCTCCTGGCATCCCTCAACAGCTGGAACAGCGCCAACGAATAG
- a CDS encoding AMP-binding protein: MTAMTVETVYEAFAATAEKYPDRPFLNVLPGTADIYGIPPGELTYGAARQEVDALARDLMQAGYGAGMRVALLLENRPTFFLHWLAVNRIGGSVVPVNPDLRAAELEYLIGHSEPALIISIEDRHKELEAAVAAAGIKAAVIAPGDPVPGPRDQAVTARPLEGEAREAAILYTSGTTGKPKGCVLPNTYFLLAGRWYAGVGGLATLTEDGERMITPLPVFHMNAMAYSFMAMVMVGGCLTVLDRFHPRAWWQDVAASRATCLHYLGVMPSMLMGFDPSPEERAHQVRFGFGAGVDPKLQIAFEDRFGFPLVEAWAMTETGAGAVIAASGKDRLVAQASIGKPGTGVECRLVDDSGRGAAQGELLVRHAGPDPRYGFFSEYYKDAAATDEAWKDGWFHTGDIVRQGKDGNLFFVDRKKNVIRRSGENIAAVEVESILMRHPDIEAAGIAPVPDPVRGDEVFACLKVKNPSRGKAEAITRWCLEQMAYYKAPGYIAFVDKLPLTPTQKIQRAALKELALQLLEDPDTIATGHMKKRQAS, encoded by the coding sequence ATGACAGCCATGACAGTTGAAACAGTTTATGAGGCCTTCGCTGCAACGGCGGAGAAATATCCGGACCGGCCGTTTCTGAACGTTCTGCCTGGCACTGCAGATATCTACGGCATACCGCCCGGCGAGCTGACATATGGCGCCGCGCGCCAGGAAGTCGACGCGCTTGCGCGGGACTTGATGCAGGCTGGCTATGGTGCAGGCATGCGTGTTGCCCTGCTTCTGGAAAACCGGCCCACGTTCTTCCTGCATTGGCTTGCGGTAAACCGGATCGGCGGCTCCGTTGTGCCGGTCAATCCGGACCTGAGAGCAGCGGAGCTTGAATATCTCATCGGCCACTCCGAACCGGCGTTGATCATATCGATCGAAGACCGCCACAAGGAACTTGAGGCTGCCGTTGCCGCTGCCGGCATCAAGGCGGCCGTGATTGCCCCCGGCGACCCGGTCCCCGGGCCGCGCGACCAGGCGGTCACCGCCCGGCCGCTGGAAGGCGAAGCCCGCGAGGCGGCTATCCTCTACACCTCGGGCACGACCGGCAAACCGAAGGGCTGCGTCCTTCCCAACACCTATTTCCTGCTTGCGGGCCGCTGGTATGCCGGTGTCGGCGGACTGGCAACGCTGACGGAGGACGGCGAGCGCATGATCACGCCCCTGCCCGTCTTCCATATGAACGCAATGGCCTATTCCTTCATGGCGATGGTCATGGTTGGCGGGTGTCTTACCGTTCTGGATCGCTTCCACCCGCGTGCGTGGTGGCAGGACGTTGCCGCGTCCCGGGCAACCTGTCTGCATTACCTGGGCGTGATGCCGTCCATGCTGATGGGGTTCGACCCTTCCCCCGAAGAGCGTGCGCATCAGGTTCGCTTCGGCTTTGGCGCAGGCGTCGACCCGAAGCTGCAGATTGCCTTCGAGGACCGTTTCGGCTTTCCGCTGGTCGAAGCCTGGGCGATGACGGAAACCGGTGCCGGGGCAGTAATCGCCGCCTCGGGTAAAGACCGGCTGGTGGCCCAGGCAAGCATCGGCAAGCCAGGCACGGGTGTCGAATGCCGGCTTGTCGACGACAGCGGCAGGGGGGCGGCTCAGGGTGAATTGCTGGTGCGCCACGCGGGGCCGGATCCGCGCTACGGTTTCTTCTCGGAATACTACAAGGACGCTGCCGCGACGGATGAGGCCTGGAAAGACGGCTGGTTCCATACCGGCGACATCGTCCGCCAGGGCAAAGACGGCAACCTGTTTTTTGTCGACCGCAAGAAAAACGTCATCCGGCGGTCGGGCGAGAACATCGCCGCCGTGGAGGTGGAATCGATCCTGATGCGCCATCCCGACATCGAGGCGGCCGGTATTGCCCCTGTGCCCGACCCGGTGCGCGGCGACGAGGTGTTTGCCTGCCTGAAAGTGAAGAACCCGAGCCGAGGCAAGGCCGAGGCGATCACACGCTGGTGCCTGGAGCAGATGGCCTATTACAAGGCGCCGGGCTACATCGCCTTTGTCGACAAGCTGCCGTTGACGCCGACCCAGAAGATCCAACGGGCCGCCTTGAAGGAATTGGCCCTGCAGCTTCTGGAGGATCCCGATACAATCGCCACCGGTCACATGAAAAAGCGGCAGGCCAGTTGA
- a CDS encoding aromatic ring-hydroxylating dioxygenase subunit alpha, which translates to MQTASQIAALFTGPQVHRDVYTSPEIYKLEMQHLFANTWVFVGHDSQTPNKGDYFTTQIGDQPVIQVRHSDGEIHVLYNRCPHKGTKIAIDREGNTGKFFRCPYHAWSFKTDGCLLAIPLKKGYENTGFENTENAKGMTAVGAVRNYRGFVFARLAAEGISFEDYFGDSLSSIDNMVDRSPKGRLEIAGPPLRYMHKCNWKMLVENQTDTCHPMVAHESSAGTAVNIWKEMGNPEPRPPAMEIIAPFMSPYEFFENMGIRTWPNGHGHTGVHHSIHSDYSAIPGYFEALSETHGEERAKEILGENRHNTVYFPNIMIKGPIQQLRNFIPLGPDKTLVESYIYRLVGAPDELLARTAMYNRMINAPTSMVGHDDLEMYERAQEGLMSNGMEWVNVQRLRTEEEDFGKEAVENGTTERQMRNQFDAWVKFMTATMENA; encoded by the coding sequence ATGCAAACGGCCAGCCAAATCGCCGCTCTGTTCACGGGGCCGCAGGTGCATCGGGACGTCTACACGAGCCCGGAAATCTACAAGCTGGAAATGCAGCATCTGTTCGCAAACACCTGGGTGTTTGTCGGCCATGACAGCCAAACCCCGAACAAGGGTGACTATTTCACCACGCAGATCGGCGACCAGCCTGTCATCCAGGTGCGTCACTCCGATGGCGAAATTCACGTTCTTTACAATCGCTGCCCGCACAAGGGCACCAAGATCGCGATCGACCGGGAAGGCAACACGGGCAAGTTCTTCCGGTGCCCCTATCACGCCTGGTCGTTCAAGACGGACGGCTGCCTGCTCGCGATCCCGCTGAAGAAAGGGTACGAGAACACCGGCTTCGAAAACACCGAGAATGCCAAGGGCATGACGGCCGTCGGAGCGGTGCGGAACTATCGCGGTTTCGTCTTTGCCCGCCTGGCTGCCGAGGGCATCAGCTTCGAGGATTACTTCGGCGACAGCCTGAGTTCCATCGACAACATGGTCGACCGCTCGCCGAAAGGACGGCTTGAGATCGCCGGTCCGCCGCTGCGCTACATGCACAAGTGCAATTGGAAGATGCTGGTCGAAAACCAGACCGATACCTGCCACCCGATGGTCGCCCACGAAAGCTCCGCCGGAACGGCAGTGAACATCTGGAAGGAGATGGGCAACCCGGAACCGCGTCCGCCCGCGATGGAGATCATCGCGCCCTTCATGTCGCCCTACGAGTTCTTCGAGAACATGGGCATTCGTACCTGGCCGAACGGGCACGGGCATACGGGTGTGCATCATTCGATCCATTCCGACTATTCCGCGATACCTGGCTATTTCGAGGCCTTGAGCGAAACCCACGGCGAGGAGCGCGCGAAGGAAATTCTCGGCGAGAACCGGCACAACACGGTCTATTTCCCGAACATCATGATCAAGGGACCGATCCAGCAGCTGCGCAACTTCATTCCGCTGGGGCCCGACAAGACTCTGGTCGAAAGCTACATCTACCGCCTGGTCGGGGCTCCGGACGAACTTCTGGCGCGCACCGCCATGTACAACCGGATGATCAACGCTCCGACGTCGATGGTCGGTCACGACGATCTGGAAATGTACGAGCGCGCGCAGGAAGGCCTCATGTCCAACGGCATGGAATGGGTCAACGTTCAGCGCCTCAGAACGGAAGAGGAAGACTTCGGCAAGGAGGCCGTGGAAAACGGCACCACGGAACGGCAGATGCGCAACCAGTTCGATGCCTGGGTGAAATTCATGACAGCTACGATGGAGAATGCGTGA
- a CDS encoding PDR/VanB family oxidoreductase, whose protein sequence is MKLVLEGVEPETDQIRVFRFRAEAGGSLPGYEPGAHVKFDLGPLGEREYSLIDWPETDDLYTVAVQREESGQGGSKAMHALSAGQTISVSEPKNDFPLAEDAPHVLLLAGGIGITPLISMATRLKSQDRSFELHYSARSAARMGFADKLKNAFGDSARFYLDDTDPLDLAALMKAQPSGTHLYICGPKGMIDAARAAAIAAGLAEEAIHVELFTAPQAQSGDAAFEVEVHSTGQVVTVAPDQTIIQALEDAGLDVMYDCQRGDCGICQTDVISGTPDHRDVVLSDAEKASGKVMQICVSRAKSARLVLDL, encoded by the coding sequence GTGAAACTTGTTCTTGAAGGTGTAGAACCGGAAACCGATCAGATTCGTGTTTTCAGGTTTCGGGCGGAAGCCGGCGGGTCATTGCCGGGCTATGAGCCCGGTGCGCATGTCAAATTCGATCTCGGCCCTCTGGGCGAACGGGAGTACTCCCTGATCGACTGGCCGGAGACTGATGACCTCTATACGGTCGCGGTTCAGCGGGAAGAGAGCGGCCAGGGGGGCTCCAAGGCCATGCATGCCCTGAGCGCAGGCCAAACAATCTCCGTCAGCGAACCGAAGAACGACTTCCCGCTTGCCGAAGATGCTCCGCACGTCCTGCTTCTGGCCGGCGGCATCGGCATCACGCCGCTCATTTCGATGGCGACCCGGCTAAAATCGCAGGACCGGTCTTTCGAGCTGCATTATTCTGCACGTTCGGCTGCGCGGATGGGTTTTGCCGACAAGCTGAAGAACGCCTTCGGTGACAGCGCCCGTTTTTACCTTGACGACACGGACCCGCTCGATCTGGCCGCACTGATGAAAGCCCAGCCCTCCGGAACACATCTTTATATCTGCGGCCCGAAGGGAATGATCGATGCCGCACGCGCTGCCGCGATCGCAGCCGGACTGGCGGAAGAGGCCATTCATGTTGAACTCTTCACCGCCCCCCAGGCGCAGTCCGGCGATGCGGCATTCGAGGTGGAGGTACACAGCACGGGACAGGTTGTGACCGTCGCCCCGGACCAGACCATCATCCAGGCACTGGAAGATGCCGGCCTCGACGTCATGTATGACTGTCAGCGCGGTGACTGCGGCATCTGCCAGACGGATGTGATCAGCGGTACGCCCGATCATCGCGACGTCGTGCTGTCGGATGCCGAGAAGGCATCGGGAAAGGTCATGCAGATTTGTGTCAGCCGCGCGAAATCCGCGCGACTTGTCCTCGATCTTTAG
- a CDS encoding MaoC family dehydratase produces METSFVPTVGVDSTLPKDMPAAHAAIPVWNSENWFYEDWQPGHCIRSLRRTIAEGESHLFNTLVVDIHPYVQDQMFAETEGVFGKRLVAGAFVFSAGLGLVATNCVNAFSYGYDKLRFIKPVFIGDTIYTVRTNLDKKPKYEEMGLIRASYEVFKGAGELVLYCEHLQTVKYRNPAAHADRTEPENRA; encoded by the coding sequence ATGGAAACGTCATTCGTACCGACGGTCGGGGTCGACAGCACGCTGCCGAAGGATATGCCGGCGGCACATGCGGCCATCCCGGTCTGGAATTCGGAAAACTGGTTTTACGAAGACTGGCAGCCGGGGCATTGCATACGTTCCCTGCGTCGGACGATAGCCGAAGGTGAAAGCCACCTCTTCAACACGCTGGTCGTCGACATTCACCCTTATGTGCAGGACCAGATGTTCGCAGAAACGGAAGGGGTCTTCGGCAAGAGACTGGTTGCCGGAGCGTTCGTCTTCTCCGCAGGCCTCGGCCTTGTCGCGACCAACTGCGTCAACGCGTTTTCCTATGGCTACGACAAGCTGCGCTTCATCAAGCCGGTCTTCATTGGCGACACGATCTATACGGTCCGGACAAACCTCGACAAGAAGCCGAAATACGAAGAGATGGGCCTCATTCGGGCGTCCTACGAAGTCTTCAAGGGGGCAGGGGAACTCGTCCTCTACTGCGAGCATCTGCAAACTGTGAAATACCGCAATCCGGCCGCCCATGCGGACCGGACAGAACCTGAAAACCGGGCCTGA
- a CDS encoding thiolase family protein, whose amino-acid sequence MGKRQSYEGVAVTAPVSIPYQRYSIETAHWWIASALRGSLQAAGLRPADIDGFSVASFTLFPDTAVGLTQHLGLCPRWLDNIPMGGASGVVALRRAARAVQAGDADIVACVAGDTNHIDSFRNLLSSFSRFAQDASYPYGFGGPNANFALLTDRYMQEYGATREDFGRICVAQRANALRNPNALMKKPLTLEQYLDARPIADPIALFDCVMPCAGSECFLVMSIEEAERRNLPYAVIGGTIERHNAHAEDPVQLRGGWTLDVEELYAMAECSPDDIDLLQTYDDYPVISMMQIEDLGFCDKGGGPDFVRSRDLTISGDFPHNTSGGQLSAGQAGAAGGFIGLVEALRQVLGTAGGTQVADATTAMVSGFGMINYDRGVCTSAAIVKTGSPA is encoded by the coding sequence ATGGGGAAACGACAGAGCTATGAGGGCGTTGCGGTCACCGCACCGGTTTCAATTCCCTACCAGCGTTACTCCATCGAAACGGCCCATTGGTGGATCGCAAGCGCATTGCGCGGATCCCTTCAGGCCGCTGGTTTGAGGCCTGCGGATATTGACGGGTTTTCGGTTGCAAGCTTCACCCTGTTTCCGGATACGGCTGTCGGGCTGACGCAGCATCTGGGCCTGTGCCCCAGGTGGCTGGACAATATTCCTATGGGTGGTGCCAGTGGTGTGGTTGCCCTGCGGAGGGCCGCACGTGCAGTCCAGGCGGGCGACGCGGACATCGTGGCCTGCGTTGCCGGAGACACCAACCACATCGACAGCTTCAGAAACCTGCTGTCGAGCTTTTCCCGCTTTGCCCAGGATGCCTCCTACCCTTACGGATTTGGGGGGCCGAATGCCAATTTCGCGCTTCTGACCGACCGGTACATGCAGGAATATGGCGCGACACGCGAGGATTTCGGCAGGATCTGCGTTGCGCAGCGTGCCAATGCCCTGCGCAATCCGAACGCGCTGATGAAGAAGCCGCTGACGCTCGAGCAATATCTCGACGCCCGCCCGATCGCAGATCCGATTGCCCTGTTCGACTGTGTCATGCCTTGCGCCGGGTCCGAGTGTTTTCTCGTCATGTCCATTGAAGAGGCAGAGCGGCGGAACCTGCCCTATGCCGTGATCGGCGGAACAATCGAGCGCCACAACGCCCATGCCGAGGATCCCGTGCAACTGCGGGGCGGCTGGACGCTCGATGTCGAAGAACTCTACGCCATGGCGGAGTGCTCGCCGGACGACATCGATCTCCTGCAGACCTATGACGATTATCCCGTCATTTCGATGATGCAGATCGAGGATCTCGGTTTCTGCGACAAGGGCGGCGGCCCGGATTTCGTCAGAAGCCGGGACCTGACAATTTCCGGAGACTTTCCGCACAACACGTCCGGTGGACAACTGTCTGCAGGTCAGGCCGGGGCCGCGGGTGGTTTCATCGGCCTCGTGGAAGCACTGCGCCAGGTATTGGGCACGGCCGGAGGTACGCAGGTGGCAGATGCGACGACCGCGATGGTTTCAGGCTTCGGCATGATCAATTACGACCGCGGCGTCTGCACGAGTGCGGCCATTGTGAAAACAGGGAGCCCGGCATGA
- a CDS encoding cyclase family protein gives MSGLNQLVSGLATGAVRIVDLTHTLDPDFPVIVLPPEFGQCARFRMEEISAYDHRGPAWKWHNISMSEHTGTHFDAPSHWISGKDVPNGSVDEIPVEAFVGPVVVIDCSKGASENDDFELTPEVIANWESDHGRIPEDAWVLMRTDWSKRRGADYLNMRADGPHSPGPTPEAIRFLIEERNIRGFGTETVGTDAGQGAHYVPPYPAHYFLHGAGKYGLQCLANLDQLPATGAVLIAAPLKIKNGTGSPLRVLAMVTE, from the coding sequence ATGAGCGGTCTGAACCAGCTGGTCTCCGGCCTTGCCACCGGAGCCGTCAGGATTGTGGATCTGACCCACACGCTCGATCCGGACTTTCCGGTCATCGTGCTGCCACCCGAGTTCGGTCAGTGCGCGCGTTTCCGGATGGAGGAAATAAGCGCCTACGATCACCGTGGTCCGGCATGGAAATGGCACAACATTTCCATGAGCGAACACACCGGCACCCATTTCGATGCGCCTTCGCACTGGATTTCAGGAAAAGACGTGCCGAATGGCTCGGTTGACGAGATCCCGGTCGAGGCTTTTGTCGGGCCTGTGGTGGTAATCGATTGCTCAAAAGGCGCTTCGGAGAACGACGACTTCGAACTGACGCCCGAGGTCATCGCAAATTGGGAAAGCGACCATGGCCGCATCCCGGAAGATGCCTGGGTGCTGATGCGCACCGACTGGTCCAAGCGCAGAGGCGCCGATTACCTGAACATGCGCGCCGACGGACCGCATTCGCCCGGACCGACGCCTGAGGCGATCCGGTTTCTGATCGAGGAGCGGAACATCCGCGGCTTTGGTACCGAGACCGTCGGAACGGATGCAGGCCAGGGGGCGCACTACGTGCCGCCCTATCCCGCTCACTACTTTCTGCATGGCGCGGGAAAATACGGCCTGCAATGCCTGGCCAATCTCGATCAGCTGCCCGCGACAGGTGCCGTGCTGATTGCGGCTCCCCTGAAAATCAAGAATGGAACCGGCAGCCCGCTTCGGGTTCTGGCGATGGTGACGGAATGA
- a CDS encoding SDR family NAD(P)-dependent oxidoreductase, which produces MSEFTAVVTGGNKGIGADLVERLLGQGYTVVSVARTAPEKSHPNLHSVEADLLDAQAVAAAAGTIAAEFDVTHLIHNAGLIWPNLVEDAKPEDITGLAQLHLGSALTLLQAALPNMKARQFGRVMFNASRAALGAPTRTAYSASKAGMIGMARTWALELAPHGITVNVVAPGPILTDNFWGIVEKDSPQQEALAKRIPVGRIGNVRDVTNAFLFFCDPENSFVTGQTLYVCGGASVGTLTI; this is translated from the coding sequence ATGAGTGAATTTACGGCAGTCGTTACCGGCGGCAACAAGGGAATTGGTGCCGATCTGGTCGAAAGGCTTCTCGGTCAGGGTTACACGGTGGTGTCGGTGGCACGAACCGCCCCGGAAAAGTCTCACCCGAACCTGCACTCGGTGGAAGCCGACCTTCTCGATGCACAAGCCGTGGCCGCTGCCGCCGGCACGATCGCGGCGGAGTTCGACGTCACTCATCTGATCCATAATGCAGGGCTCATCTGGCCCAACCTTGTCGAGGATGCCAAGCCCGAAGACATCACCGGTCTTGCGCAGTTGCACCTGGGATCGGCATTAACACTCCTGCAGGCGGCCTTGCCAAACATGAAGGCGCGCCAGTTCGGCCGTGTCATGTTCAACGCCTCACGGGCGGCGCTCGGCGCACCGACCCGAACCGCCTACAGTGCCAGCAAGGCCGGCATGATCGGTATGGCGCGCACCTGGGCCCTGGAGCTTGCCCCGCATGGCATCACCGTCAACGTGGTCGCCCCCGGCCCGATCCTGACCGACAACTTCTGGGGCATCGTCGAAAAGGACAGCCCCCAACAGGAAGCCCTCGCCAAACGCATCCCGGTCGGGCGCATCGGCAACGTCCGGGACGTGACTAATGCTTTCCTGTTCTTCTGCGATCCGGAAAACAGCTTCGTGACCGGTCAGACGCTTTATGTCTGCGGCGGCGCGAGCGTCGGAACGCTGACGATCTAG
- a CDS encoding aromatic-ring-hydroxylating dioxygenase subunit beta codes for MAVSREEVIDFIYDEARMLDEGRYSEWLSLWLEDGHYWMPLDYKQTDPHLVTSLLYEDMFMLRLRVERLNGARTFSQKPKSRCHHVIQRPFIDEMDGDRIVTNTSMHYVETRLDEQFLLALTATHELKVVDGEIRIANKRVDILNCDAAFGNIQLLP; via the coding sequence ATGGCGGTTTCCAGGGAAGAGGTCATCGACTTCATCTATGACGAAGCAAGAATGCTGGACGAGGGCCGCTATAGTGAATGGCTGTCGTTGTGGCTGGAAGACGGCCACTACTGGATGCCGCTCGACTACAAGCAGACCGATCCGCATCTGGTGACGTCCCTGCTCTACGAGGACATGTTCATGCTGCGCTTGCGCGTGGAACGGCTGAACGGGGCCAGAACCTTCAGCCAGAAGCCCAAGAGCCGTTGTCACCATGTCATCCAGCGCCCCTTCATCGACGAGATGGACGGGGATAGGATCGTCACCAACACATCCATGCATTATGTCGAAACGCGCCTGGACGAGCAGTTTCTGCTGGCGCTGACGGCAACGCACGAACTGAAAGTGGTCGATGGCGAGATCAGGATCGCCAACAAGCGGGTCGACATCCTCAATTGCGACGCCGCCTTCGGCAATATTCAGTTGCTGCCATGA
- a CDS encoding acyl-CoA thioesterase — protein sequence MLNFGDCDISGTAYFPSYLNILNGVNEEFWLKLGYPWHKIIWEERWGTPTVHLSSDFSSPSFFGEELEFEVTVKRVGRSSVTIHHEISCKGEKRWSSTQVLAASDLDKHCSIPWPDDVKAALLACMPQDQEDS from the coding sequence ATGCTCAACTTCGGTGATTGCGACATCTCCGGCACAGCCTATTTTCCATCCTATCTGAACATCCTCAACGGTGTGAACGAGGAATTCTGGCTGAAGCTCGGCTATCCATGGCACAAGATTATCTGGGAGGAACGTTGGGGCACTCCGACCGTCCATCTTTCCAGCGACTTCTCAAGCCCTTCCTTTTTCGGGGAAGAGCTGGAGTTCGAAGTAACCGTGAAGCGGGTCGGCCGGTCGTCGGTGACCATACATCACGAGATCAGCTGCAAGGGCGAAAAACGCTGGTCGAGCACCCAGGTGCTGGCCGCCAGCGATCTCGACAAGCATTGCTCCATCCCCTGGCCGGACGACGTGAAGGCAGCCCTGCTGGCCTGCATGCCGCAAGATCAAGAAGACAGCTGA
- a CDS encoding SDR family NAD(P)-dependent oxidoreductase, whose protein sequence is MSTPLSPPHKKDPQKRTQSPLRPPEARSRAALGLTAAAAEGRFALQVCDDCGRVQYPPRDVCGSCLSAGLEWQDISPAGTLLAETRIRTSINLYFRERTPWRMGSVQLEAGPVVLCHVHGDCERGGEVTLLNRLDASGQGVLLAVPKDRTSNMEDDPQMRALSADPKHRRILITDLRNPNTPALVTSLLEAGASTIFVGEAESWRPHANRDLLSGLEKVSVLPLDVTDTASVERLAGEIGGKTDILVNNARFLRPGGVLARGDTAFAREEMETNYLGLMRLAQAFGPGMCARTSDGVNSAVAWVNILSVFALSNSPDFGCFSASNAAAYSLSQSLRGEFRASGLRVMTVFTGPDEDDWTQPVPPPKVNAKALARSVVTGLQQGLEDVWCGDVAMEIRERWRRDPKVLERELTQGREGA, encoded by the coding sequence ATGAGCACACCGCTTTCCCCTCCCCACAAGAAAGATCCGCAAAAGCGCACGCAGTCTCCGCTACGTCCCCCGGAGGCCCGATCCCGCGCGGCTCTCGGCCTGACCGCGGCTGCGGCGGAAGGCCGTTTCGCTCTTCAGGTCTGTGACGACTGCGGCAGAGTGCAATATCCGCCCCGGGACGTTTGCGGAAGCTGTCTGTCGGCGGGGCTGGAATGGCAGGACATCTCACCTGCGGGCACACTGCTGGCAGAGACCCGGATCCGCACCTCGATCAATCTCTACTTCAGGGAGAGAACGCCCTGGCGCATGGGCTCGGTACAACTGGAGGCCGGTCCTGTGGTCCTGTGCCATGTGCATGGCGACTGCGAGCGCGGCGGGGAAGTTACACTACTCAACCGTCTTGACGCGTCCGGCCAGGGCGTTTTGCTGGCAGTGCCCAAGGACAGGACAAGCAATATGGAAGACGATCCGCAAATGCGTGCCCTTTCGGCCGACCCGAAGCACAGGCGCATCCTGATCACGGACCTGCGAAACCCGAACACGCCGGCTCTGGTGACGTCGCTGCTGGAGGCAGGGGCTTCAACCATCTTTGTCGGCGAGGCCGAAAGCTGGCGTCCGCACGCTAACCGCGATCTCTTGTCCGGGCTCGAAAAGGTCAGCGTGCTGCCGCTTGACGTCACAGACACCGCTTCGGTAGAGCGGCTTGCCGGGGAAATTGGCGGCAAGACGGATATTCTGGTCAACAATGCCCGGTTTCTGCGGCCGGGCGGTGTTCTGGCAAGAGGCGATACTGCCTTTGCGCGCGAGGAAATGGAGACCAATTATCTTGGTCTGATGCGTCTTGCGCAGGCCTTCGGGCCGGGCATGTGCGCTCGCACCAGCGATGGCGTCAACTCGGCGGTGGCCTGGGTGAATATCCTGTCAGTCTTCGCCCTGTCCAACTCACCGGACTTCGGTTGCTTTTCTGCCTCCAACGCTGCTGCCTATTCGCTGTCGCAGTCCCTGCGCGGAGAATTCCGTGCGTCCGGGCTGCGTGTCATGACCGTCTTCACCGGACCGGACGAAGACGACTGGACCCAGCCGGTGCCGCCGCCCAAGGTCAATGCAAAGGCTCTGGCAAGGTCTGTGGTCACGGGCCTGCAGCAGGGGCTTGAAGACGTGTGGTGCGGTGACGTTGCCATGGAGATACGCGAACGCTGGCGGCGGGACCCGAAAGTCCTGGAACGTGAACTCACGCAAGGGAGAGAAGGCGCATGA